In one Acidimicrobium ferrooxidans DSM 10331 genomic region, the following are encoded:
- a CDS encoding ArdC-like ssDNA-binding domain-containing protein produces the protein MPAALDRSRLLEELTDGVLALTQSEPWRRYLDVQRRFHRYSPQNVLLIDRQRPSATLVAGFRQWQRLGRSVRRGEHGIWIVAPMRVRRTTSDDLDEEVLAGFRWVCVFDVAQTEGAALPEVATRLVGEDPAGVLAKLGGVAHALGFAVEDHRFEGATNGDCSHEQRRIRLSSEVSPRQRVKTLAHELAHALMHERLESRPQAELEAESVAYIVCRALGIDASNFSFGYVASWAGGGAAAVRGIKASCVRIQRASAQILELAGFGVPSGAGS, from the coding sequence ATGCCTGCTGCGCTCGATCGATCCCGTCTGCTCGAGGAGCTCACCGATGGCGTTCTCGCGCTCACGCAGTCGGAGCCCTGGCGGCGCTACCTCGACGTGCAGCGCCGCTTCCATCGCTACAGTCCACAGAACGTCCTGCTCATCGACCGTCAGCGGCCATCGGCGACGCTGGTCGCTGGCTTTCGTCAGTGGCAGCGCCTTGGCCGGAGCGTTCGTCGTGGTGAGCACGGAATCTGGATCGTCGCCCCGATGCGAGTGCGACGGACGACCTCGGACGATCTCGACGAGGAGGTGCTGGCTGGCTTTCGGTGGGTCTGCGTCTTCGACGTGGCGCAGACCGAAGGCGCTGCGCTTCCCGAGGTAGCGACCCGCCTCGTCGGAGAGGATCCGGCTGGGGTCCTCGCCAAGCTCGGCGGCGTCGCTCACGCACTCGGCTTTGCCGTCGAGGATCACCGCTTCGAGGGGGCGACCAACGGCGACTGTTCGCACGAGCAGCGACGCATCCGCCTCTCCAGCGAGGTCTCGCCGCGCCAGCGCGTCAAGACGCTGGCCCACGAGCTCGCGCACGCGCTCATGCACGAGCGACTCGAGTCGCGTCCGCAGGCGGAGCTCGAAGCCGAGTCGGTGGCCTACATCGTGTGTCGTGCGCTCGGGATCGACGCCTCGAACTTTTCGTTCGGGTACGTCGCGAGCTGGGCTGGAGGAGGCGCGGCGGCTGTGCGTGGCATCAAGGCCTCGTGTGTACGCATCCAGCGAGCGTCCGCGCAGATCCTCGAGCTCGCTGGCTTCGGCGTCCCCTCGGGAGCGGGCTCCTAG
- a CDS encoding ABC transporter permease, whose amino-acid sequence MGGSPLRAVRIVWKRELIRFARNRLRIITSLVQPVLFLFVLGTGLSGIVVSSAHFNFRTFMFPGVIAMTILFTSIFSAISIVWDREFGFLREMLVAPVSRWSLVLGKALGGATVATIQGAIMLVLAGAVGVPYRPLLLLTMLGEMGLTAFALTSFGVLVASRIAQVESFQMVTQFIVLPMFFLSGAVFPTGDLPTWLKVLTRFDPLSYAVDPLRRAVFEYVSVPAPLARILGAGITWGSYRLPTLLEVGLVALAAVSLLGVAIWQFSRTD is encoded by the coding sequence ATGGGGGGAAGCCCACTTCGAGCGGTGCGCATCGTGTGGAAGCGTGAACTGATTCGCTTCGCGCGCAATCGCTTGCGCATCATCACCTCACTCGTGCAGCCGGTGCTCTTCCTCTTCGTGCTCGGAACCGGACTCTCCGGCATCGTCGTCAGCTCCGCGCACTTCAACTTCCGTACGTTCATGTTCCCCGGCGTCATCGCGATGACGATCCTGTTCACCTCCATCTTCTCGGCGATCTCGATCGTCTGGGACCGCGAGTTTGGCTTCCTGCGTGAGATGCTGGTCGCACCGGTCAGTCGATGGTCGCTCGTGCTGGGCAAGGCACTCGGCGGGGCCACCGTTGCGACGATCCAGGGCGCGATCATGTTGGTGCTCGCTGGCGCGGTCGGGGTGCCCTATCGTCCACTCCTCCTCCTGACGATGCTTGGTGAGATGGGCCTGACGGCGTTCGCGCTGACGTCCTTCGGCGTCCTCGTCGCCAGCCGGATCGCTCAGGTGGAGAGCTTCCAGATGGTGACGCAGTTCATCGTGCTGCCCATGTTCTTCCTGTCGGGGGCGGTGTTCCCCACGGGCGACTTGCCGACGTGGCTGAAGGTGCTCACGCGGTTCGATCCGCTGTCGTACGCGGTCGATCCGCTTCGCCGTGCGGTCTTCGAGTACGTGTCGGTACCGGCACCCCTCGCTCGCATCCTCGGGGCTGGGATCACCTGGGGTAGCTATCGCCTCCCGACCCTGCTCGAGGTGGGTCTCGTCGCACTCGCTGCGGTGAGTCTGCTCGGCGTAGCCATCTGGCAGTTCTCACGCACCGACTAG
- a CDS encoding IS3 family transposase, translated as MSRYHWISRQEAKGFSVAAAARVIGVSRQAYYAWRHRRDRGEDPEHLVLASELRAIWHESDGTYGSPRITHELRRRGFCVNHKRVERLMRELEMAAGPRRRFVVTTRRGEDAALPDLVRQDFAPGEPKRRYVSDITYVRTDEGFCYLATVADLGSRRIVGWSLGRHMPDDLVVEAIREALGTRGSLAGAIFHSDRGSQYLSRKVRSLLATLGIRQSVGRVATCYDNAVAESFFGSLKRELVARYRFANLSGARSAIASWIHRYNTVRLHSSLGYLPPVEYELSWACREVAVA; from the coding sequence GTGAGCCGCTACCACTGGATCTCCCGCCAGGAGGCCAAGGGCTTCTCTGTAGCGGCAGCAGCACGAGTCATCGGGGTCTCTCGCCAGGCCTACTACGCCTGGCGACACCGTCGGGACCGAGGCGAGGATCCCGAGCACCTGGTGCTCGCGAGCGAGCTTCGCGCCATCTGGCACGAGAGCGACGGCACCTACGGCAGCCCCCGCATCACCCACGAGCTGCGACGGCGCGGGTTCTGCGTGAACCACAAGCGGGTGGAACGCCTGATGCGCGAGCTCGAGATGGCAGCGGGCCCACGCCGGCGCTTCGTAGTCACGACGAGGCGGGGAGAGGACGCAGCGCTCCCGGACCTCGTCCGTCAGGACTTCGCTCCTGGTGAGCCGAAGCGCAGGTATGTGAGCGACATCACCTACGTCCGCACCGATGAGGGGTTCTGCTATCTCGCCACGGTGGCAGATCTTGGCTCGAGGCGCATCGTGGGCTGGTCACTTGGGCGTCACATGCCCGATGACCTGGTGGTCGAGGCGATCCGCGAAGCACTCGGGACTCGGGGCAGCCTGGCTGGGGCGATCTTTCACAGCGATCGCGGCAGCCAGTACCTCTCCCGGAAGGTACGGAGCCTGCTCGCGACCCTTGGCATTCGCCAGTCGGTGGGGAGGGTCGCGACCTGCTACGACAACGCCGTGGCCGAGTCCTTCTTCGGGAGCTTGAAGCGCGAGCTGGTGGCTCGCTACCGCTTCGCGAACCTCTCAGGGGCTCGCTCTGCCATCGCTAGCTGGATTCACCGTTACAACACGGTCCGCCTGCACTCAAGCCTCGGGTACCTACCGCCCGTCGAGTACGAGCTCTCCTGGGCCTGCCGGGAGGTGGCCGTGGCCTAA
- a CDS encoding transposase: MSQTPNPPPGDGPAGRRRGRYPSQFRKDAAALVLDQRRTIADVARELGINEQTLGNWVRQERIDRGEREGLTSAEREELTRLRRQVKQLTVERELLKRAMAFWVKEGGQ; encoded by the coding sequence ATGAGCCAGACACCGAACCCACCACCGGGCGACGGCCCCGCTGGACGACGACGCGGCCGCTACCCGAGCCAGTTCCGCAAGGACGCGGCAGCGTTGGTTCTCGACCAGCGCCGCACCATCGCTGACGTCGCCCGTGAGCTTGGCATCAACGAGCAGACCCTTGGTAACTGGGTCCGTCAGGAACGCATCGACCGAGGTGAGCGAGAGGGCCTGACGAGCGCCGAGCGCGAGGAGCTGACACGGCTGCGCCGCCAGGTCAAGCAGCTCACCGTGGAACGCGAGCTGCTCAAGCGAGCGATGGCCTTCTGGGTGAAGGAGGGGGGACAGTGA
- a CDS encoding acyl-CoA dehydrogenase family protein, protein MEPFSLALTDEQQQLREWAHTFAAETIRPAAHEWDEREETPRPIIEEAARIGLYSYDFMLNAFADKTGLTMPLVLEELCWGDAGITLAIFGSTLAVSGIVANGTPEQIAEWVPQCFGTADHPNLAAFCVSEPDAGSDVSSLRTRAVYDPATDTWTLNGTKTWITNGGIADIHVVVASVEPELGARGQASFVIAPNTPGLRMGQKFKKMGIRASHTAEVILEDVRLPGSALLGGKERLDERLARAREGKRAQSQAAMATFEASRPLVGAQAVGIARAAYEWALDYAKERVQFGRPIIENQGIAFKLADMALAVDTARLLVHRAAWMAAQGQRFEHAEGSMAKLHAGEVAVRVTEEAIQILGGYGYVRENPVERWHRDAKIYTIFEGTSEIQRLIIARAISGMRLR, encoded by the coding sequence GTGGAACCCTTTTCCCTCGCACTCACCGACGAACAGCAACAGCTGCGCGAGTGGGCTCACACCTTTGCCGCTGAGACCATTCGTCCCGCCGCTCACGAATGGGATGAACGTGAAGAGACGCCACGGCCCATCATCGAGGAAGCGGCCCGCATCGGCCTGTACTCCTACGACTTCATGCTGAACGCGTTCGCCGACAAGACCGGTCTCACGATGCCGCTCGTGCTCGAGGAGCTCTGCTGGGGCGACGCGGGTATCACGCTCGCGATCTTCGGCTCGACGCTCGCCGTCTCGGGCATCGTGGCCAACGGCACCCCCGAGCAGATCGCCGAGTGGGTGCCGCAGTGCTTCGGGACTGCCGACCACCCCAACCTCGCCGCGTTCTGCGTGAGCGAGCCCGACGCAGGCAGCGACGTCTCCTCGCTGCGCACTCGCGCGGTCTACGACCCGGCCACCGATACGTGGACCCTGAACGGCACGAAGACCTGGATCACCAACGGCGGGATCGCCGACATCCATGTCGTCGTGGCGAGCGTCGAGCCGGAACTGGGCGCCCGTGGCCAGGCCAGCTTCGTCATCGCTCCCAACACCCCTGGCCTGCGCATGGGGCAGAAGTTCAAGAAGATGGGTATCCGCGCCTCGCACACGGCCGAGGTCATCCTCGAGGACGTGCGACTGCCCGGGTCGGCGCTGCTCGGCGGCAAGGAACGGCTCGACGAGCGGCTGGCCCGTGCCCGAGAGGGCAAGCGCGCCCAATCCCAAGCCGCGATGGCGACCTTCGAGGCCTCCCGCCCGCTCGTCGGCGCACAAGCGGTCGGTATCGCTCGTGCCGCTTACGAATGGGCTCTCGACTACGCCAAGGAACGCGTCCAGTTCGGCCGACCGATCATCGAGAACCAGGGCATCGCCTTCAAGCTGGCCGACATGGCGCTCGCCGTCGACACCGCGCGTCTTCTCGTGCACCGCGCAGCCTGGATGGCGGCCCAGGGACAGCGGTTCGAGCACGCCGAGGGCTCCATGGCCAAACTCCACGCCGGCGAGGTCGCCGTTCGCGTCACCGAGGAGGCCATCCAAATCCTTGGGGGCTACGGGTACGTACGAGAGAACCCGGTCGAGCGCTGGCATCGCGACGCCAAGATCTACACCATCTTCGAGGGAACAAGCGAGATCCAGCGCCTGATCATCGCTCGAGCGATCTCGGGAATGCGCCTGCGCTAG
- the cysS gene encoding cysteine--tRNA ligase, which yields MLRLYDTARRELIQLTPGTPEQVTVYVCGPTVYDDPHLGHGRLAVVFDTLRRTLERLVAPVRFVSNITDIDDKIVDRAAREGVTPPAIAERYESRWWDAIDALGVRRPTVAPHASEWLDAMVALIERLVDRGHAYMTKNGVYLSVDHVPDYGLLKHQALEELRAGARVEVDDAKRSPLDFALWKTVESDAYGFATSLGYGRPGWHTECVAMSTELLGSTFDLHGGGMDLVFPHHENERAQASLLDMGFAQHWVHNAFVELEGEKMSKSLGNTFGLHDAIASAGGRVVRLAYLRAHYRSPVELTTTTLEQAAAQLARLDSQAGAGDARAAEPADLEEFDAALADDLDTPAALAVMAEAARAARSAALAGESALANRRRAALAAMLETLGLPVPPRASIPSEVTALVAERDHAKRDRDFARADALRAEIAALGYQVRDTPNGPEILPA from the coding sequence ATGCTCAGGCTCTACGACACTGCCCGCCGCGAGCTCATTCAGCTTACCCCTGGGACCCCTGAGCAGGTCACCGTCTACGTCTGCGGCCCCACCGTCTACGACGACCCGCACCTCGGCCACGGACGGCTCGCCGTCGTGTTCGACACCCTCCGGCGGACCCTCGAGCGGCTCGTGGCTCCGGTACGCTTCGTCTCGAACATCACCGACATCGACGACAAGATCGTCGATCGTGCAGCTCGTGAAGGGGTGACCCCGCCAGCGATCGCCGAGCGCTACGAGTCCCGCTGGTGGGACGCGATCGATGCGCTCGGCGTCCGTCGACCGACGGTCGCACCGCACGCGAGCGAATGGCTCGATGCCATGGTCGCCCTCATCGAGCGCCTCGTCGACCGCGGCCACGCCTACATGACGAAGAACGGCGTCTATCTGAGCGTCGATCACGTCCCCGACTATGGCCTCCTGAAGCACCAAGCCCTCGAGGAGCTACGCGCTGGGGCGCGCGTCGAGGTCGACGACGCGAAGCGCTCCCCGCTGGACTTCGCGCTCTGGAAGACCGTGGAGAGCGACGCCTACGGCTTCGCGACCAGCCTCGGCTACGGCCGCCCCGGCTGGCACACCGAGTGCGTCGCGATGTCGACCGAACTCCTCGGATCGACGTTCGACCTCCACGGCGGTGGCATGGACCTTGTATTCCCGCACCACGAGAACGAGCGCGCCCAGGCCTCCCTCCTCGACATGGGGTTCGCACAGCACTGGGTCCACAACGCCTTCGTGGAGCTCGAAGGCGAGAAGATGTCGAAGTCGCTGGGCAACACCTTCGGCCTCCACGATGCGATCGCGAGCGCCGGCGGACGGGTGGTCCGACTGGCGTATCTTCGCGCCCACTACCGCAGCCCAGTAGAGCTGACCACCACCACACTTGAGCAAGCGGCCGCGCAGCTCGCCCGCCTCGACAGCCAAGCCGGCGCAGGCGACGCCCGTGCGGCCGAACCAGCGGATCTCGAGGAGTTCGACGCTGCCCTCGCCGACGACCTCGACACGCCCGCCGCACTCGCCGTCATGGCCGAAGCCGCCCGTGCTGCGCGCTCGGCGGCGCTCGCGGGCGAGAGCGCTCTCGCTAACCGCCGACGCGCAGCGCTCGCTGCGATGCTGGAGACGCTCGGGCTCCCCGTGCCCCCGCGTGCCTCGATTCCATCGGAGGTCACTGCGCTGGTCGCCGAACGCGACCACGCCAAGCGCGATCGCGACTTCGCGCGCGCCGATGCGCTCCGCGCCGAGATCGCCGCCCTCGGTTACCAGGTACGTGACACCCCTAACGGGCCCGAGATCCTGCCGGCTTGA
- the valS gene encoding valine--tRNA ligase, whose product MPDKVELEGLERKWGAFWEEHGLYRFDDTAPAAQVYAIDTPPPTVSGTLHIGHVFSYTHADIIARYQRMQGKEVFYPIGWDDNGVPTERRVQNYYGVRCDPSLPYRGTDEELPREGARQVPVSRRRFIELCTELTAKDEQAFEQLWRAIGLSVDWSLVYTTVGERARRVSQADFLDLLERDQAYLAEAPTLWDVDFQTTVSQAELEDRTVEGRYHRIVFDLEGGGELEIMSSRPELIPACVAIVVHPEDDRYREVVGRRAITPLFRVPVPVIAHPLAEPERGTGAAMVCTFGDLTDVVWWREASLPTRVVIDRAGRLVPRVDFAAFGSLDPDGAADAYGRLAGLRASDARAEVAEALAAAGVLRGIEQVRHAVKYYEKGEHPLEVLATRQWFIRVLPLRDRLLERAAELDWLPPHMQVRLEDWIRGLNQDWNVSRQRFFGIPIPLWYPVREDGSVDYDHPLRPAKEDLPVDPQSEAPRGYADEQRGVPGGFVGDPDVLDTWATSSLTPQLAGGWGERPDLFAKVFPMELRPQGQEIIRTWLFYTVVRAELAFGRLPWRRALISGWVLDPDRKKMSKSKGNVVTPMPLVERFGADAVRHWAANGRPGTDTAADEAQMRVGRRLAIKVANASRFALSRVASRSSHKPAWVPIDAAELEALDATIARATELLEAHDYTSALAAIEEHFWAFCDDYLELVKVRAYGDDSPEHASALAALEIGVELFIRAFAPYLPFVTEEVWSWFREGSVHRSAWPQPGEAMRRYVELVGEGHGVVDPAVRAAVSWSLAQVRRAKTSEQRSLRTPVERLVVWAPRAWLEALAAAEDDLRAAGGVLALERHEADEPRAVVELAPPEQH is encoded by the coding sequence ATCCCGGACAAGGTCGAGCTCGAGGGGCTCGAGCGCAAGTGGGGCGCGTTCTGGGAGGAGCACGGGCTATATCGCTTCGACGACACAGCTCCCGCCGCGCAGGTCTACGCCATCGACACACCGCCTCCGACCGTCTCCGGGACGCTGCACATCGGTCATGTGTTCTCCTACACCCATGCCGACATCATCGCCCGCTACCAGCGGATGCAGGGCAAGGAGGTGTTCTACCCGATCGGATGGGACGACAACGGCGTCCCGACCGAGCGGCGAGTGCAGAACTACTATGGCGTGCGGTGCGACCCGTCGTTGCCCTATCGCGGGACCGACGAAGAGCTGCCTCGGGAAGGGGCACGGCAGGTCCCGGTGTCGAGGCGACGCTTCATCGAGTTGTGCACCGAGCTCACGGCGAAGGACGAGCAGGCGTTCGAGCAGCTGTGGCGTGCGATCGGGTTGTCGGTGGACTGGTCGCTCGTCTACACCACGGTCGGTGAGCGTGCCCGTCGCGTGTCACAGGCGGACTTCCTCGATCTCCTCGAGCGGGACCAGGCCTACCTCGCCGAGGCCCCGACGCTGTGGGACGTCGATTTCCAGACCACGGTCTCCCAAGCCGAGCTGGAGGATCGCACCGTCGAGGGTCGCTACCACCGCATCGTCTTCGACCTTGAGGGTGGTGGCGAACTCGAGATCATGAGTTCACGGCCCGAGCTGATCCCCGCCTGCGTCGCGATCGTCGTGCATCCCGAAGACGATCGTTACCGCGAGGTGGTCGGGCGCCGCGCCATCACCCCGCTGTTTCGCGTGCCAGTACCGGTGATCGCGCACCCGCTCGCCGAGCCGGAGCGCGGGACCGGTGCGGCCATGGTCTGTACGTTCGGGGACCTCACCGACGTCGTGTGGTGGCGCGAGGCATCCCTGCCGACCCGGGTCGTGATCGACCGGGCCGGCCGACTGGTGCCACGCGTGGACTTCGCCGCCTTCGGTTCCCTCGATCCCGATGGCGCGGCTGACGCCTACGGACGCCTCGCGGGCTTGCGTGCGAGCGACGCACGTGCCGAGGTCGCGGAGGCGCTCGCGGCCGCGGGGGTGCTTCGTGGGATCGAGCAGGTCCGTCACGCCGTGAAGTACTACGAGAAGGGGGAGCATCCGCTCGAGGTCCTTGCAACCCGTCAATGGTTCATCCGCGTCCTCCCGCTGCGCGATCGTCTGCTCGAGCGCGCGGCCGAGCTCGACTGGTTGCCACCACACATGCAGGTTCGCCTCGAGGACTGGATCCGCGGACTCAACCAGGATTGGAACGTCTCGAGGCAGCGCTTCTTCGGCATCCCGATTCCTCTGTGGTATCCGGTGCGCGAGGACGGCTCGGTGGACTACGACCATCCCCTGCGGCCTGCGAAGGAGGACCTGCCGGTCGATCCGCAGAGCGAGGCTCCCCGCGGCTACGCCGACGAGCAGCGAGGTGTACCGGGTGGCTTCGTCGGCGACCCCGACGTGCTCGACACCTGGGCCACGTCGTCGTTGACCCCACAGCTCGCGGGGGGCTGGGGTGAGCGTCCAGACCTCTTTGCCAAGGTCTTCCCGATGGAACTGCGGCCCCAGGGCCAAGAGATCATCCGAACGTGGCTGTTCTACACGGTCGTGCGAGCGGAGCTGGCCTTCGGTCGGCTCCCGTGGCGGCGGGCGTTGATCTCGGGCTGGGTGCTCGACCCCGATCGCAAGAAGATGTCGAAGTCCAAGGGCAACGTCGTCACACCCATGCCGCTCGTCGAGCGCTTCGGCGCGGACGCCGTGCGCCACTGGGCGGCGAACGGTCGGCCCGGGACCGATACCGCGGCCGACGAGGCGCAGATGCGCGTCGGTCGTCGTCTCGCCATCAAGGTCGCCAACGCCAGTCGCTTCGCGCTCAGCCGTGTGGCGAGCCGCTCCAGCCACAAGCCCGCGTGGGTGCCGATCGACGCAGCGGAACTCGAGGCCCTCGACGCCACGATCGCACGGGCCACCGAGTTGCTCGAGGCGCACGACTACACGAGCGCGCTCGCGGCCATCGAGGAGCACTTCTGGGCCTTCTGCGATGATTACCTGGAACTCGTGAAGGTGCGCGCCTACGGCGACGACTCGCCGGAGCACGCCTCCGCGCTGGCTGCGCTCGAGATCGGCGTCGAGCTGTTCATCCGGGCGTTCGCACCGTACCTCCCCTTCGTCACCGAAGAGGTGTGGTCCTGGTTCCGCGAGGGATCGGTGCACCGAAGTGCCTGGCCGCAGCCGGGCGAGGCCATGCGCCGCTACGTCGAGCTCGTCGGTGAAGGCCATGGCGTCGTCGACCCGGCCGTTCGGGCGGCGGTGTCGTGGTCGCTCGCCCAGGTGCGGCGGGCGAAGACGTCGGAGCAGCGCTCGCTGCGTACGCCGGTCGAACGCCTCGTCGTGTGGGCGCCCCGGGCGTGGCTGGAGGCACTCGCCGCTGCCGAGGATGACCTCAGGGCGGCCGGCGGCGTGCTCGCGCTCGAGCGCCACGAGGCCGACGAGCCCCGTGCCGTGGTCGAGCTCGCTCCGCCAGAGCAGCACTGA
- a CDS encoding NRAMP family divalent metal transporter: protein MTPEVAGGFVRRRWLLMGLLAVWGPGLVVMLADTDVGSLVTAAQSGAQFGYRMVLPQVVLIPILYMVQEITVRLGIVTGKGHGALIRERFGPWWAGVSALTLFATAVGALLTEFAGVAGVGELFGVSPDVTVPLATGFLVAVALTGSYRRAERVGILLGLVELAFVPAMILAHPDVGALARGALSLPLADHGFVILLAANVGAVIMPWMIFYQQGAVIDKGLGGANLRAERRDTVVGAVLTQAIMLVVVIAFAATIGTHHPGVALNTVGQLSRALAPFLGPVAAKVLLGLTMLGAGLVAALVASLAGAWGVSEVFGWRHSLNDRPSRASARFYVTYTLAHVLGAAIVLLSFDLVSLVIDVEVMNALLLPIVLGFLLALEAKALPEAYRMRGAYRAVVTATSLLVIGFGLLMVPTTLGWW, encoded by the coding sequence GTGACACCCGAGGTCGCGGGGGGGTTCGTCCGACGCCGATGGCTGTTGATGGGGCTGCTCGCGGTGTGGGGGCCCGGGCTCGTCGTGATGTTGGCCGACACCGACGTCGGCAGTCTCGTGACCGCAGCGCAGTCGGGTGCGCAGTTCGGCTACCGCATGGTGCTCCCGCAGGTGGTGCTGATCCCCATCCTCTACATGGTGCAAGAGATCACGGTTCGCCTCGGGATCGTGACGGGCAAGGGCCACGGCGCGCTCATTCGCGAGCGCTTCGGCCCGTGGTGGGCCGGCGTCTCGGCACTCACCTTGTTCGCCACGGCGGTCGGGGCGTTGCTGACCGAGTTCGCCGGCGTGGCAGGAGTCGGTGAGCTCTTCGGCGTCTCGCCGGACGTCACGGTGCCGCTCGCAACCGGGTTCCTCGTCGCCGTCGCCCTCACGGGCAGCTACCGGCGAGCCGAGCGCGTCGGCATCCTGCTCGGTCTCGTCGAGCTCGCGTTCGTGCCGGCGATGATCCTTGCGCACCCCGATGTCGGTGCGCTCGCGCGCGGCGCTCTCAGCCTGCCACTCGCCGACCATGGCTTCGTGATCCTGCTCGCTGCGAACGTGGGGGCCGTGATCATGCCGTGGATGATCTTCTACCAGCAGGGCGCGGTCATCGACAAAGGCCTTGGCGGCGCCAACTTGCGTGCGGAGCGGCGTGACACCGTGGTGGGAGCCGTGCTGACGCAGGCGATCATGCTCGTGGTCGTGATCGCGTTCGCGGCAACGATCGGCACCCATCATCCTGGGGTCGCGCTCAACACGGTGGGCCAGTTGAGCCGAGCCTTGGCTCCGTTCCTCGGTCCGGTGGCGGCCAAGGTCCTCCTCGGGCTCACCATGCTCGGCGCGGGTCTGGTCGCCGCGCTCGTTGCGTCCCTCGCCGGGGCGTGGGGCGTCTCCGAGGTCTTCGGTTGGCGCCACAGTCTCAACGATCGACCGTCTCGGGCGTCGGCGCGCTTCTACGTGACCTACACCTTGGCCCACGTGCTGGGTGCGGCCATCGTGCTCCTCAGCTTCGATCTCGTCTCGCTGGTGATCGACGTCGAGGTCATGAACGCGCTGCTGCTGCCCATCGTCCTCGGTTTCCTCCTCGCGCTGGAGGCCAAGGCGCTCCCGGAGGCCTACCGCATGCGCGGGGCGTATCGAGCGGTCGTGACGGCGACCTCACTGCTCGTGATCGGTTTCGGCTTGCTCATGGTGCCGACGACCCTGGGGTGGTGGTAA
- a CDS encoding ArsR/SmtB family transcription factor has translation MGETEAATTGVSITELEEFVPMMCKALNDPKRILILLILGEAPHTVSELVSLIGAPQANVSQHLAVLRDRGIIEAQREGSNVWYRLRYPEILDALSVLREIFRAELRRKGAIIPQPDGWPDHWAAS, from the coding sequence ATGGGGGAGACCGAGGCTGCCACGACCGGGGTGAGCATCACCGAACTCGAGGAGTTCGTCCCGATGATGTGCAAGGCGCTCAACGACCCCAAGCGCATCCTGATCTTGTTGATCTTGGGCGAGGCTCCGCATACGGTGAGCGAGCTCGTGAGTCTGATCGGCGCGCCCCAAGCCAACGTGTCCCAGCACCTTGCCGTCCTTCGTGACCGTGGCATCATCGAGGCCCAGCGCGAGGGGTCGAACGTGTGGTACCGGTTGCGCTACCCGGAGATCCTCGACGCACTCTCCGTGCTGCGAGAGATCTTCCGAGCCGAGCTTCGTCGCAAAGGCGCGATCATTCCTCAGCCAGATGGCTGGCCCGACCACTGGGCCGCGTCGTAG